The Haliaeetus albicilla chromosome 27, bHalAlb1.1, whole genome shotgun sequence genome segment ctgctccatttttttttatcccttgGTGTCAGGTTGAAGCTTGGCGATGGCTGACGTGTAGTGCTGACGACAGGACTGCGTCAGAGGGATAGCTCTCATGGAAGAATTTCAGGCGCAGCAGTGCATCATCCCGTCCTTCAAGGGCACCTTCTCCCAGGAGAAGAGTCCTGGATTTTAGCACCATTAATACTCCAGGTAACTCACAGGATTTCAGCAGGAGTTTGTGGTGCTTTGCTTGTCTCCAGTTACGTGACAAGAGCACAGCTgctttacactgaaaaaacacCTCATCTATAAGCTTAGGACTGTAACTGTTGAAATGCCTTGATTTTACACAAGGAGCCATAACTTGCTGTATCTGcccaagcaaaataatttttgatgGGGCAAAAGTAGGATCTGACTCCTTGAATATCAGAGATGCAAGGACTGGTGGCTCCCTTCCGGACTAGACACCCGATGTCCTAGTCCTAGTGCTCCCCCAGCATCCATCTCCCTGTGACCAGTATTACTACCCTGCCCAGGAAAGCAAGCTTCCAGCTGCATCTCTTCCACATCAGCTTCCCCCCAGGAAGGGTATGTCACAGCAACACTGCTCCCCCCCATACACATCCTGCCCCACACACCCCACAGAGAAAGATGTGCAGTTCTGTCACACCACACAGCATTAACCCTGCACTGTTTGCTGCCCATCACCTTCACCCTACAGCTCCTGCCCGTGAGCTGCCAGGAATGCTGGGCTGTTAGAGCTTCCCTGCCTGGCTTTTGATACACAACATAAAACTCTTTTCATTGCCTCAACTGAAATGCCAGATAAAAGTCACTCTAGTGAGCAtctgcagaaggagaagaatTTATTTGGGTCTGGGTAAGAAAACAAGTGACTTGTTGGTTACCTGATCTCTTGTTATGCCCTGGTTTGTTTACAGAGATAGCCCAGCAAACCAAATACTTCACTCCAGGCATCAGAGGCAGTTTGAGTTGCAAAAAGCAATCAGGTGGGtgggacagaaaaagaaaacaccttgGCACAAACTCACAACCATTGGAGATCTGTTACCAACAGGTTAATTTTTAGACTTAACCTTTGAAGcattaaaagtaaacaaacaatAAGGAAGCTTCTTCCTTCCTAGGAGGgactattttcattttactgtagCCCTGTGTCCAAGTCTCAGCTGGTTCAAACTGTTACAGCACTGTGGCCATCACTGCAGCCAAATCCACCTTACAGCTGAGAAGCCAGCCTTGGCTCTCTGCCACTGCATCTAATTAAATGGGGACAAAGAAAGGCTCAGGTTAAGAAGCAGCAGTAGTTCCTAGTCAATTATGTTGTTTAAACCCATTTTTCTATCTGGTTCAGTCAAGATCTGATGTCAGCAGTTGACAGTTCAGACTTCTCTTATAGCTCTTCAGCTGGGAGCTTCCACATTAGTTTTGGGACTGTAAAATGCAAGATTTTAAAGAATGTATCATCCACCTCAATAGAAATATCataatttattctgtttgtATAAAAAAGTTATAATCATGTAACAAAACTATGtcttcagaagaagaaatatattatttcacATCATAAATAAACCAGCAAACATACAACCCTTGGCAACTCAAAAAAGCACTCGCCTGGTGCCTTCACGTCAGTGCTTGGGAAACAAGAAGAGCtgacatatatacacacacaggaTTACAGTACCAAAAAATACTGAGGTATTTTGTTTCTCTAGAAATGAAACTTTAGGTTTGTGAAGGCAAAAACCCCAACGCactaatgtaaaaataaataaataggacTGTCATATAAAAGGAGGACAGCATCAGTGTTGCTCAAAGTGTCCAGGAATGGGAATACTGGTGAGCATGCTACTAAACATGGAGCAGGCTTAGGACAGACAGAAGACAAGGACGAACAGCTCGGGAAGAGACAGTGTCCTTTGATCTCTGTGTAGACATCCAGGTATTGGCTTTAAAAGTCAGCAGAAAAGTCAGTAACACCTAGTTCTCTGGCAGCAGGTGAGCTCCTCTCCATCTACGACACTGTTCTAGGATGCATGGATGGTTCCCCACAAAAACACAAGTGACTGATGACACTGTGCCTGTAGTTATTGCACTTCTGAGACAGTAAGTCCGAGTTCTGACCCTATTTTCACGCAGTTTTCAGCAGCTTGGGGAAGTGGTGATGGGGCTCTGAAGATAGCTTAGAGCACTGGACGAGGTATgaacagggatggagactggAAAGTTAAAGACCGTGGTGGTCGATGCTCCTCTGTCCAACACTGACATAGCAGGGCTACCAGCTTCTGCTGAGCAGTTGGGGGCAAGGACCTGCGACTCAAACTGAAGCAGCTGCCCCATGAAGCTGAAGTTTGGGGAGATGATGCTTCTTCTCTGCTTCACAAACTCAAAGGCTTCATCCAGTTTGACTCTGTTGGTCCTCATGAGATAGGCGAGGCAGATGGTCGCCGACCGGGAAATGCCAGCCTGGCAGTGCACAAATACCCTTCCTCCATCATTTTTAACAGAGTCTGAAAGAGTTAAAATACACAGTTAGCAAACAAGTCCCACTGCTTCCCGAGGTGAGAAAGCACAGGCTGctgttttacatttctttaatcCATCCCTTCCTCAGCCTAATAGGTGCACCCCGTGCTTCTGAGACAAAGAGAGCCTTTGTCCTGAGGGAACCAGCAGTCTAGCTATTTTCATTCTGGGCTCCAATTCCAATTATACTAATAGCTCCTCCAGGTCACTTTAGCAGTCTTGCCAGATTACTTTAACACTGATCCGCTTAAATTCACTAGCTCTTTTCTGCAAGACCAATGCCTCTTGAGTCAAGATTTCAAACAGCTTTGCGAAGCTAAGATTATTCCTTcgagtaaaataaaattaatgggAATGTTCCCCGCGTATATCTCCCCAACGGAATGAAATTCCCCTATCTCAAATGTAGGGTTTACTGGGGAAAATAACGCCCCAAAATCACTTCCCTGGGTACATACGTTAccccaaaaaaagaacagaCTCATAAGGAGAGCTCATTTACCTATGAAATCAATGGCCTCGTTAAACCAGGAGCTGATATCTGCTTTGTGGTTGTCCTCCACGGGGATACTTTTATACTGGTAGTGCCCTTCGAAGTGGTTGGGGCAGTTGGCCGAGACGTTGATTAACGCCGTGATCCCCAAAGCATCCAGCATGTCTTTTCGGGAGGCATGGTAAGCGCTGCCCAAGTAGAGGAACGGCAGGATTTCCACGGGCCCACCCTAAAGGAGAAAAGGGGCAGAGAAGCGCTTAGCTTCGCTCGGCGGATCGCCAAGAGCCCAGCGAAGCGGCACACCGCCCCGCTCGTCGTCCGTCTCCCCCTATCTCGCCCCCCCCAGCTCACCTGGTCGTAGAGGGGGGTGCCGCAGGAGCTGCACCCCGAGTCGGCGCTGCCGGGCGCGCTGCTGGCGCTCAGGGGCAGGCTGAGGCCGGTGGGGGCGGCCGGTTTGGTGCAGAGCTCGGAGCAGGCGGACGAGAAAGCTTCGTAACCTCCTGcgggggggcagagggaaggagaggggcgCCGGGTGAGCGCTGCGAGCCCCGCGGGCGGCACCGCCGGGCCGGCTGCGCGCAGCTCCCGCTTCCCctccggcgggggggggggggggttcggGGCGGCCCCGGGACCGGGTCCGCTCACTCACCCTTGAGGAAGCAGATGCGGGCGCCGCGGGCTTCCCTGCAGAGGGTGCCGAGGGCCAGCAGCAGCGTGCTGTCGCGCTTGGGCAGCTCCAGGTCGGCGCTGCGCTCGTCCAGCAGCACCACGGTGTGGACCAGCCCCTGGCGCAGGCGGGCGCGGAGCTCCTCGTTGGGGACGACGTGCTCCAGGGCCAGGGCGCCCTTGGCGCGGCGGCGGACGATGGTGCTGAGGCGCACGTTGCAGGAGCCGCGGATGTGCGCGGCgttgaaggagaagaaggagcgGCAGTCGAGGACGAGGCACTGCGCGGCGCgctcctgcagcagcccccGCAGCGCCTCGCACTCCAGCGCGCACACCCGCAGGTTGACCATGGCGGCTgcgggaagggagaggagaggaggaggaggatggcgAGAGGAGGAAGGCGCGGCCGGTGCCGGAGGTGCCGGGGTCCCGCGGAATCGCAAGCGCCGCACGCCCCAGTCCGGCCCCGCACGCCCGCGCCCGCCCTTATATAgggccgcgccgccgggccGGCGTTTTCTCAATGGGGCCGGGTCACGTGGGCGCCCGCGAAGACGTCACCTGGCGGCGCGCCAGCAGGGGCGCGCCCAGCCCCGCCGGCATGACGTCATgggccgcggggccgccggAGCGCGCCCGCGGGGCCGCGCGCGCACACCCagacacacaggcacacacaaaaCTTGCCTGCAGATATGCATATACATAcgtatataaatacacacataaACATACCTATACATGCACATCCACACGCATACATGCACATCCAcgtatacatacacacacaaacacagatgTACACCCATACACACCCCCCCAGACGTACACACCCCGACAAACACGCGTGCACACCCCCCCTCATACACACCTATccaccccaacaccccccccacccctgtgCCCACCACTCCCAGTACAGGTGCCGTGGGGCTGGGCCACCTCGTTGCTGCCTGTCCCCCGTCCCTTAGGCTGGGGAAGCCTTGGTCTGTCCCCCCTCCAGCACTGGATGCTCCCCCGTTTCCCACAGAAACCAGAGcgctgctggggaaggaagctgctggagcagcagcgCGGGGGGATGTGGAGCCTTGGGTGCGGGCATGCTTATTCTCCTAAAATATACATGTAAAGAGACAAGCATACGCATACGTATATTTGTATTCATGCATAGACATATATACATGTACAGACATACCTACACATAAATATtaatgtgtatacatatatatgtatatatatttataatgtAAACATATTTGAGAGCCGTTCCCATCGTGTTTTAtgtgtaaggaaaaaaatgtagtagATCTGCAGCCCATGCGAAGTTCATTTTCCCCACCGACAACACCCCCAGAAGTTGGGGCTGCCCAGTAACTGGCAGTGGAGTAGTGggagctctcttttttttccccctaggtAGTGCATCAGCACTTCccaaaagttttcttttccctgtgggCGACCGCCTTCCATCAAGACACTCGGGTGTTTCTTACTCAGGGCTTCCAGTCAGTGTTGATTCCACTTCCCCTGCCTCCCCGTGATGCCTCCCTGGCTCCACCAGCTCCCGGCCACTCGCTGCCCCCAGCCACTgctgcccccccagcacctcctcctGCTTCAGCCCTTTTCCCCCAGCCCTTTCCCAGCAATTCCTCTTCCCCACACACTGTCAGCCCCAGCTGCGCTGCTCCTTCCTCACCCCTTTCAGCAGTTTTGTGTTTTCACTTCGCTTCTTCAGCTGCTCCTTTCGGAGGACACCTCTCCATCCAACCCCTCACACCAGGGCTCCTCTCCACCATCCTGCCCCACCAGCCTCGCGGACTGCCTGCCTACCATCACTCTTCTTAAATTTTCCATCTTCTCCCCCACCAGTGTCCCCCAGTCTTTTACCAGCTCAGACCTTCTAAACCCATCTGGCCGAGAGCTCTAGGGTTTTCCAGGCTCCCATGGGTGGCCGGGAGGAGGGGATGCGGGGAAGGGTACGGGCGGGTGAGTGCCAGCTCCAGCTCACCCACTTATCACAGGATTGTCTCTGCTCTGCGGAGCAGTGGGGTTTTTGCCAGAACTGCAGCCTCAAAGGGAATCTGTTTTTTCAACacattccttaaaaataaacatgggaTTGCACTTTTCAttccatttatttattgttgTTCTTTCAACAGTGGGTTGGAAACAGATTGTGAGAGAAACACTCATACACTTCAGTGCTGGGAAATGACTCCGCTCAACCACACCATCACCCACTCTGTTACTGGGACCCCGCAGCCATCCACAGCGGATCGCTGGGTGTGAATCACAGGGCCCACCGGTCGGGTGGGTGACACACGTCCCTCCGCACCGCGAGCACATGGGAAGCGAGCAGGGAGCACGGGCCACACCGCAGGCAGCGGTGGACCCGCCTGTCCTCCTCTGATGCGCTCCGAGCCAACTCCTCACAAGACGTGATATCGCTGCGACACCATGCCATGGCCAAGCTCTGGTGACCTTGCACGTCATCTGTCAAACACCAACCTACACAGATTTTTCTAAGGAGCCGAACGGCAGGAATTATCAATGATCAATTGCTCGTCAGCTTTTTGCAGCAGAAACCAGTACAGCAGATGGCCACAAGACAGGACTTGATTTGTCAccttttcctaaagaaaatttCATCCTTTGGATATGGACCTCAGACGCTGTCCCTTCTGTAAGTCTATGTCCAGGAATCCCTTCACTTTACTCCTTTGGAGTGTGATGCAGGAGCGATTTAAGGCACCACTGGGCAGGAGCACAGAAGAGACAAGGACTCTGCTCAGCCTCAGCGGAGAAGCGCTGCGGGGTTAGGCGCTGGGAACATCTTTCTCCCAGGGGGCTCGATCAGGATGTTGAGCTCCTCCAAGTAGCCCAAAGCCTTGTGCGTTCCAGGAGCAGGAGCGCGGGTTGAGACGCTTCACTCAAATGCTTTAatggaaagcagtatttttaatggTGCTGTGCCACCAGTGCCTCGTTAGTGGGAAGAGCCAGCCTTGGCTCACGGACACAGGTATCCCTGTGCCACTG includes the following:
- the DUSP1 gene encoding dual specificity protein phosphatase 1 yields the protein MVNLRVCALECEALRGLLQERAAQCLVLDCRSFFSFNAAHIRGSCNVRLSTIVRRRAKGALALEHVVPNEELRARLRQGLVHTVVLLDERSADLELPKRDSTLLLALGTLCREARGARICFLKGGYEAFSSACSELCTKPAAPTGLSLPLSASSAPGSADSGCSSCGTPLYDQGGPVEILPFLYLGSAYHASRKDMLDALGITALINVSANCPNHFEGHYQYKSIPVEDNHKADISSWFNEAIDFIDSVKNDGGRVFVHCQAGISRSATICLAYLMRTNRVKLDEAFEFVKQRRSIISPNFSFMGQLLQFESQVLAPNCSAEAGSPAMSVLDRGASTTTVFNFPVSIPVHTSSSALSYLQSPITTSPSC